A window of the Chloroflexus sp. Y-396-1 genome harbors these coding sequences:
- a CDS encoding alpha/beta fold hydrolase translates to MEIFSIDGAKIHAIDAGPRHAQLAVLVHGWSSSSFAMSPLIPLLSRRFRCVAIDLPGYGESPPLRERATIGRYAQIIGRLITGLSEHPAVLVGHSMGGMISATLALQVPQLVDRMVLLCPTISGRLSFWINTFVSPITMIERIPLLDRFLSLLEPSMLYVTDSLMRPASFAERSAISEADYLRLRADARRPGQGRVRAECFVAMRNQDLSGRLRELETPALVIWGAEDNTVPLRDAGVIADEWTSADLRIIPKAGHWPHFETPEVAMRYIASYLGLPSIIGEPDVLVQPAEVTTQIAEFLANSQIGSGLSLAQRIRLAAHLERRRYAPGTLVDRTNQESTDLYLVQEGSLEVWSPPIEGDPDSQRLLMTVVSGQITGEMSLLDGGRRSADLRAGEDGVTLLALRRERLRALAEDDPALGNAVLWNIATALALRLRLANWQQQGLVRQLQALRQEELQ, encoded by the coding sequence ATGGAAATCTTTTCAATAGACGGCGCAAAGATCCACGCGATTGATGCCGGACCACGTCATGCGCAACTGGCTGTTCTCGTTCATGGCTGGTCAAGTTCATCATTTGCAATGTCACCACTTATTCCCCTTCTGAGCCGGCGTTTCCGCTGTGTAGCAATTGATCTCCCCGGCTATGGTGAGTCACCACCACTGCGTGAGCGGGCTACCATTGGTCGGTATGCGCAGATTATTGGTCGTCTGATAACTGGCTTAAGCGAGCATCCGGCGGTGTTAGTTGGTCACTCAATGGGTGGCATGATCAGCGCCACGCTTGCGTTGCAGGTTCCGCAACTGGTTGATCGGATGGTTCTCCTCTGTCCAACCATCTCTGGTCGCTTATCGTTCTGGATTAACACATTTGTCTCGCCGATCACGATGATCGAGCGTATTCCGCTCCTGGATCGGTTTCTTTCCTTGCTTGAACCATCGATGCTCTATGTCACCGATAGTCTGATGAGACCGGCTTCCTTTGCCGAGCGTTCGGCTATCAGTGAAGCCGATTACTTGCGTCTGCGCGCTGATGCTCGCCGACCTGGGCAGGGTCGGGTACGGGCTGAATGTTTCGTTGCGATGCGTAATCAGGACTTAAGTGGAAGGCTACGTGAGCTTGAGACGCCAGCGTTGGTGATCTGGGGAGCAGAAGACAATACGGTGCCTTTGCGCGATGCTGGGGTCATTGCCGATGAGTGGACTTCTGCCGATCTCCGCATCATTCCGAAAGCGGGCCACTGGCCACACTTCGAGACACCAGAAGTAGCAATGCGCTATATTGCCAGTTACCTGGGGTTACCATCGATTATCGGCGAACCAGATGTATTAGTACAACCGGCTGAAGTGACGACCCAGATCGCCGAGTTTCTCGCGAATTCACAAATTGGCAGTGGCCTGAGTCTTGCGCAGCGTATCCGGCTGGCGGCCCATTTAGAGCGCCGACGCTACGCACCTGGAACACTGGTGGATCGGACAAATCAGGAGTCGACCGATCTGTATCTGGTGCAAGAAGGGTCATTAGAGGTCTGGAGTCCGCCGATAGAAGGTGATCCCGATAGCCAGCGCTTGCTGATGACCGTTGTCAGCGGGCAAATTACCGGCGAGATGTCGTTACTCGATGGTGGCAGGCGGAGTGCTGATCTGCGGGCCGGTGAAGATGGAGTGACCCTGCTGGCTTTGCGACGTGAACGATTACGAGCACTGGCTGAGGATGATCCTGCGCTTGGTAATGCGGTGTTGTGGAATATAGCTACTGCCCTTGCTTTACGATTACGCCTGGCTAACTGGCAACAACAGGGGTTGGTGCGGCAATTGCAGGCGCTACGGCAGGAGGAGTTACAATAG
- a CDS encoding DUF3054 domain-containing protein has translation MAKLTYKTDEHSWWQRAVMVSGDGLVFIIFALLGRSSHGLIDENPLLAAVRVAFPFFLSWLLVAPWIGVFRQHPPLRMIGLTLVAWLITLPVGLGLRWLQLGRASPLSFALVTFLTVAILLVIWRGSYSWWTTRRAG, from the coding sequence ATGGCAAAGCTAACGTATAAAACGGATGAGCATTCGTGGTGGCAACGGGCAGTCATGGTTAGCGGTGATGGATTGGTCTTTATCATCTTTGCCTTACTAGGCCGCAGTTCACATGGTCTGATCGATGAGAATCCGCTGCTGGCAGCAGTGCGCGTAGCGTTCCCATTTTTCCTGAGCTGGCTGCTGGTTGCACCGTGGATCGGTGTCTTTCGCCAACACCCGCCCTTACGTATGATCGGTCTCACACTGGTAGCATGGCTGATCACCTTGCCGGTGGGTCTCGGTTTGCGTTGGTTGCAACTCGGACGGGCAAGCCCGCTCAGTTTTGCGCTGGTTACGTTCCTGACGGTGGCTATCTTGCTCGTGATCTGGCGTGGTAGCTACAGTTGGTGGACAACGCGCCGGGCCGGGTAA
- a CDS encoding NAD(P)-dependent oxidoreductase → MTNYLIAGAAGYIGSRLAARLLAAGHRVRGLVSSAEDPVVERLAARGMAVWIGDLTRPETIDGITDDIEVVFNLTNRMPIDGSALLRALYIDGNQHLIAMSVRARTVRTYLWTSGIAPYGDQGESWVDEDSPVAPSYPLGTILATAEQMVLQAVRAYRFPAIILRMATVYGPDRDPLEAIASGQLTIYGNGRNFVPHIHIDDALEVLIRAAEVGQIGAIYNVGDDEPLRLIEIVSEVRRRLGMLPPRTFDPSIGIRAGIDRSVIGALTSSVRLSNARMRHDLGIELRYPSLRYWIDERLPLELEVSV, encoded by the coding sequence ATGACGAATTATCTGATTGCCGGCGCAGCGGGATACATCGGTTCGCGATTGGCTGCCCGCCTCCTGGCTGCCGGCCATCGCGTGCGCGGTCTTGTCTCCAGCGCCGAAGACCCGGTTGTTGAGCGTCTTGCCGCTCGCGGAATGGCGGTCTGGATCGGCGATCTTACTCGCCCCGAAACGATTGATGGCATTACCGACGACATAGAAGTCGTTTTCAACCTCACCAATCGGATGCCGATCGATGGCTCAGCGCTCCTCCGTGCACTGTACATTGATGGCAACCAACACCTGATCGCGATGTCTGTCCGTGCTCGCACTGTGCGTACCTATCTGTGGACGTCGGGCATTGCCCCCTACGGTGATCAGGGTGAAAGTTGGGTAGATGAGGACAGTCCGGTTGCACCTTCATACCCTCTTGGTACGATTCTGGCCACTGCCGAACAGATGGTGCTGCAAGCGGTGCGTGCATATCGCTTTCCAGCAATCATCTTGCGGATGGCAACGGTATACGGCCCTGATCGCGATCCACTAGAGGCGATTGCCAGCGGTCAGTTGACGATTTATGGGAATGGGCGCAATTTTGTTCCCCATATTCACATTGATGATGCGCTGGAAGTGCTCATTCGTGCTGCCGAGGTTGGTCAGATCGGAGCTATTTACAACGTTGGCGATGATGAACCACTACGTCTGATTGAGATTGTCAGTGAGGTACGTCGTCGGCTCGGTATGCTACCGCCACGCACCTTTGATCCCAGCATCGGTATCCGCGCCGGTATCGACCGCTCGGTTATCGGGGCGTTGACTTCGTCGGTGCGATTGAGTAACGCTCGTATGCGCCATGATCTGGGAATCGAGCTGCGTTACCCCAGTTTGCGCTACTGGATCGATGAACGCTTACCACTCGAGCTAGAGGTTAGTGTGTAG
- the aceB gene encoding malate synthase A, producing the protein MTTQPLPAGVTITAPITPAYAEILTPEALEFLATLHRRFNGRRLELLARRAERQRAIDAGERPDFLAETAHIRESDWTIAPIPPQIKDRRVEITGPVDRKMIINALNSGAKVFMADFEDANTPTWENQIEGQINLRDALRRTITYTSPEGKYYALNDNPAILFVRPRGWHLNEKHMLVDGEPISGSIFDFGLYFFHNAQTAIDIQGGPYFYLPKLESHLEARLWNDIFVLAQELRGIPRGTIKATVLIETILAAFEMDEILYELREHSAGLNCGRWDYIFSCIKKFRNDPNFCLADRALVTMTTHFMRSYSLLAIKTCHRRGAHAMGGMAAQIPIKNDPVANEAALAKVRADKEREASDGHDGTWVAHPGLVPVAMEVFDRLMPTPNQIDRQRDDVQVTAADLLAFGPERPITEQGMRLNINVGIQYLGAWLAGNGCVPVFNLMEDAATAEISRAQIWQWIRSPKGVLEDGRKVTVELFRQMLPEELAKVREILGPAYEDGRYEEAAELFDEITTDSEFVEFLTLPAYERLP; encoded by the coding sequence ATGACCACCCAACCACTCCCCGCCGGAGTCACGATTACCGCGCCGATAACACCTGCATACGCTGAAATACTTACACCAGAGGCTCTCGAGTTCCTCGCTACACTTCACCGCCGCTTCAATGGCCGCCGTCTCGAATTACTCGCTCGTCGCGCCGAACGGCAACGGGCCATTGATGCTGGTGAGCGACCGGATTTTCTCGCTGAAACTGCCCATATTCGCGAGAGTGATTGGACGATCGCTCCGATTCCACCCCAGATCAAAGACCGTCGGGTTGAAATTACCGGTCCGGTTGACCGCAAAATGATTATCAATGCGCTCAATTCGGGGGCAAAGGTCTTTATGGCCGATTTCGAGGATGCCAATACTCCGACATGGGAGAACCAGATCGAAGGTCAGATCAATCTGCGTGATGCTCTCCGTCGTACCATTACTTACACTAGCCCCGAAGGTAAGTACTACGCCCTCAACGACAATCCGGCAATCCTGTTTGTGCGCCCCCGTGGCTGGCACCTCAACGAAAAGCATATGCTGGTTGATGGCGAACCGATTTCTGGTTCGATTTTCGACTTCGGCCTCTACTTTTTCCATAATGCCCAGACTGCAATCGACATCCAGGGTGGTCCCTATTTCTATCTACCCAAGCTAGAGAGCCATCTCGAAGCACGACTGTGGAACGACATCTTTGTCCTGGCTCAGGAGCTACGTGGTATTCCACGGGGTACGATTAAAGCCACTGTTCTGATCGAGACTATCCTCGCCGCCTTCGAGATGGATGAAATTCTCTATGAGCTACGTGAGCACTCGGCTGGTCTGAATTGTGGACGCTGGGATTACATCTTCTCGTGTATCAAGAAGTTCCGCAACGATCCCAATTTCTGCCTGGCCGACCGGGCGTTAGTAACGATGACGACTCACTTTATGCGTTCGTACTCGCTCCTGGCTATCAAGACGTGTCATCGCCGCGGTGCGCACGCTATGGGTGGCATGGCCGCTCAGATTCCGATCAAGAATGATCCGGTCGCAAATGAAGCCGCGCTCGCGAAGGTACGTGCCGACAAAGAGCGTGAAGCGTCCGATGGTCACGATGGCACATGGGTGGCGCACCCCGGCCTGGTACCGGTGGCAATGGAAGTCTTTGATCGCCTGATGCCCACACCCAATCAGATTGACCGCCAGCGTGACGATGTGCAGGTGACCGCAGCCGATCTGCTAGCCTTTGGGCCAGAACGACCGATTACTGAACAGGGCATGCGTCTGAACATCAATGTTGGCATTCAGTATCTCGGCGCCTGGCTGGCCGGGAATGGTTGTGTTCCCGTCTTCAACTTGATGGAAGATGCTGCTACCGCTGAAATTTCGCGCGCCCAGATCTGGCAGTGGATCCGTAGTCCGAAGGGTGTGCTCGAGGATGGTCGCAAGGTTACGGTGGAACTCTTCCGCCAGATGCTGCCTGAAGAGTTGGCGAAAGTACGCGAGATTCTCGGCCCTGCCTACGAAGATGGCCGCTATGAAGAAGCTGCCGAGCTGTTTGATGAAATTACAACCGACTCCGAGTTTGTTGAATTTTTGACGCTCCCAGCTTACGAGCGGCTCCCGTAG
- a CDS encoding Uma2 family endonuclease, whose amino-acid sequence MSSQTVMTTSIVYPDSDGMPMADNTKQFRAIVTIQGNLDAIFRERDDVFVAGDLLWYPVEGRPDIRRAPDVMVVFGRPKGDRGSYRQWEEDGIAPQVVFEVLSPSNTLTELAAKQEFYDTYGVEEYYLYDPDRGDMSGWQRRDGRLRVIQELDGWVSPRLGIRFVRTDQGMQLHWPDGRPFVSFVELQAQAEQERQRAEQERQRAEQERQRAEQERQRAEQERQRAEQERQRAERLAAQLRALGIEPPEE is encoded by the coding sequence ATGAGTAGTCAAACCGTGATGACCACATCAATCGTCTACCCCGACAGTGATGGTATGCCGATGGCCGACAACACAAAGCAATTCCGGGCAATCGTCACCATTCAGGGTAATCTCGATGCCATCTTTCGGGAACGGGATGATGTTTTTGTCGCTGGCGACCTGCTCTGGTACCCCGTTGAAGGTCGGCCTGACATTCGCCGTGCGCCTGATGTGATGGTCGTTTTTGGGCGACCGAAAGGTGATCGCGGTTCGTATCGCCAATGGGAAGAGGATGGAATTGCACCCCAAGTCGTGTTTGAGGTGTTATCGCCAAGTAATACGTTGACCGAGCTAGCGGCTAAGCAGGAGTTCTACGATACATACGGGGTTGAAGAGTATTATCTGTACGATCCTGACCGTGGGGATATGAGTGGCTGGCAGCGACGTGATGGGCGGTTACGAGTGATTCAAGAACTTGATGGTTGGGTCAGTCCGCGGTTGGGAATCCGGTTTGTTCGTACTGATCAGGGAATGCAACTGCACTGGCCGGATGGCCGTCCATTCGTCAGCTTCGTTGAGCTACAGGCACAAGCCGAGCAGGAACGTCAACGCGCCGAGCAGGAACGTCAACGCGCCGAGCAGGAACGTCAACGCGCCGAGCAGGAACGTCAACGCGCCGAGCAGGAACGCCAACGCGCCGAGCAGGAACGCCAACGCGCCGAGCGCTTAGCTGCTCAACTGCGGGCACTCGGGATTGAACCTCCTGAGGAGTGA
- a CDS encoding MgtC/SapB family protein: MQDVVIELMRLLGPTNFDMIFRLILTMILCGLIGLERSNHERASGFRPHILVGLGACLVTMAGAYGFPELTGERDALRVASYVVSGIGFLGAGAILRHGTTVRGLTTAATLWGCAGIGVTVATGLGWLAIVSTVLFLFTLMILEWLEARLNFGRPVSRLRIHLHDDNRAVGKALNALARLGAPVKRATVLPGAGTSALLDVELTRALTAEQAPLLAKQLLTLKKYVAQVDTTVAPLDEPADDEEPAEMQGKVVPLNLSDDDILRDLNDQDEKEKMSSPHA; encoded by the coding sequence ATGCAAGACGTGGTCATCGAGTTAATGCGCTTACTTGGACCGACTAATTTCGACATGATTTTTCGGCTCATTCTGACCATGATCCTCTGCGGATTAATCGGTCTTGAACGCTCGAATCACGAGCGAGCGAGCGGCTTCCGTCCCCATATTCTGGTCGGTTTAGGAGCCTGTCTGGTAACGATGGCGGGTGCATACGGCTTTCCCGAACTAACCGGTGAGCGCGATGCACTGCGAGTCGCCAGTTATGTTGTTTCAGGGATTGGATTTCTCGGTGCTGGCGCAATCCTGCGGCATGGAACGACGGTACGTGGTCTGACGACAGCAGCCACATTGTGGGGATGTGCTGGTATTGGTGTGACTGTAGCAACGGGGTTAGGTTGGTTAGCAATTGTCAGCACCGTTCTCTTTCTTTTCACACTGATGATACTTGAATGGCTCGAAGCCCGGCTCAATTTTGGTCGTCCGGTGAGTCGATTGCGTATTCATCTGCACGATGACAATCGTGCTGTTGGAAAGGCTCTTAATGCCCTTGCCCGTCTCGGAGCACCGGTTAAACGTGCGACTGTCTTACCTGGCGCTGGAACCTCAGCGCTGCTCGATGTCGAACTCACACGAGCACTTACTGCCGAACAGGCGCCGCTTCTGGCGAAGCAATTGTTGACCCTCAAAAAGTACGTTGCTCAAGTAGATACAACCGTCGCACCGTTAGATGAACCTGCGGATGATGAGGAGCCGGCAGAGATGCAGGGTAAGGTGGTACCTCTCAACCTTAGTGACGACGATATTCTGCGTGATCTTAACGATCAGGACGAGAAGGAGAAAATGTCATCGCCACACGCCTGA
- a CDS encoding AAA-associated domain-containing protein — MAMTLPPKTAAVAGKTILSVRNLHKIFKTPEGNDLVVLDNINLDLAEGEIVALLGRSGSGKSTLLRCLIGLISPSRGEVRYRNRLVTGPMPGMAMVFQSFALFPWLTVLENVELGLETMGVPEGERRRRALAAIDLIGLDGFESAYPKELSGGMRQRVGFARALVTNPDVLLMDEPFSALDVLTAENLRTELLDLWETRRIPTKAILMVTHNIEEAVLMADWVLILSSNPGRIISNEQIDLPRPRDRNDPAFLARVETIYRAMTTPIATVVGAVGVESEHTRLGMRLPEADVAQIIGLIEQVESGSGQGRGDLPALAAGMQLDVDDLFPLIDAAELLGFAQIREGDINLLPEGVKLARSDIQERKVIFSEHLINRVPLIAHIRRVLSTRPDHRAPRERFLTELEDFMGTEEAARTLDIAIEWGRYAELFEYDAREGRLRLPENGG, encoded by the coding sequence ATGGCAATGACATTACCACCAAAAACAGCAGCGGTCGCCGGAAAAACGATCCTGAGCGTTCGCAATCTGCATAAAATCTTCAAAACACCCGAAGGCAACGACCTGGTGGTACTCGACAACATCAATCTGGATCTGGCAGAAGGTGAAATTGTCGCACTGTTAGGACGCTCCGGTTCCGGTAAGTCAACGCTACTCCGTTGCCTGATCGGGTTGATTTCACCATCGCGTGGAGAAGTACGCTATCGCAACCGACTGGTAACCGGTCCGATGCCAGGGATGGCGATGGTTTTCCAATCCTTTGCACTTTTCCCATGGCTGACAGTACTGGAGAACGTGGAACTGGGCCTGGAAACAATGGGAGTGCCAGAGGGTGAGCGCCGGCGGCGAGCACTGGCCGCGATTGATCTGATCGGTCTCGATGGCTTCGAGAGCGCCTATCCGAAAGAACTTTCGGGCGGCATGCGCCAGCGGGTCGGCTTCGCCCGTGCTCTGGTAACGAACCCTGACGTCCTGCTAATGGACGAGCCATTCTCGGCGCTCGACGTGCTGACGGCGGAAAACCTGCGTACCGAGTTGCTTGATCTCTGGGAAACACGACGGATTCCCACAAAAGCAATTCTGATGGTGACACATAACATTGAAGAAGCAGTTCTGATGGCTGACTGGGTGCTCATTCTCAGTTCCAATCCCGGACGAATCATCAGCAACGAACAGATCGATCTGCCTCGGCCACGTGATCGCAATGATCCTGCATTTCTCGCCAGGGTCGAGACAATCTATCGGGCAATGACAACCCCGATAGCAACAGTTGTTGGCGCCGTCGGTGTTGAGAGTGAGCATACGAGATTGGGAATGCGTCTGCCGGAAGCAGACGTAGCGCAAATCATCGGTCTCATCGAACAGGTAGAATCAGGTTCAGGACAGGGACGTGGCGATCTGCCAGCATTAGCTGCGGGTATGCAACTCGACGTGGATGACCTGTTCCCGCTTATCGATGCAGCCGAGTTACTGGGCTTTGCACAGATTCGCGAGGGGGATATTAACCTGTTGCCAGAAGGTGTGAAACTGGCCCGGAGCGATATTCAGGAACGGAAAGTGATCTTCTCTGAACACCTGATTAACCGCGTTCCGTTGATTGCACACATCCGGCGTGTCCTCTCCACACGCCCCGACCACCGTGCACCCCGTGAAAGATTTCTCACGGAACTGGAAGATTTTATGGGTACCGAAGAGGCTGCCCGTACCCTTGATATTGCAATTGAATGGGGACGTTATGCCGAACTGTTTGAGTATGACGCACGAGAGGGACGGCTCCGGTTGCCGGAGAATGGCGGATGA
- a CDS encoding ABC transporter permease subunit, whose translation MRATFPDTGVLRPRFRLTSWDIVVIPLVIVAILLLTIAFQGASQPFDETTPDLTVSLNPANLPYYGLRTVFRMFLAVLLSLLFTFTVATLAAKSRRAEIVIIPALDFLQSLPILGFLTVTTSIFLGVFRGNLLGLEAASIFAIFTSQVWNMAFSFYHSLITTPRELQEAAAVLRLSPWKKFWKLEVPFAIPSLVWNTMMSVSGGWFFVVASEVISVVGRDNDQYLPGVGSYIALAIEQADIAAMVYAGLTLLIIILIYDQLIFRPIVAWSEKFKFEQSEAQEIAQSWMLRLLQRSGIASSLGMLGTTIRQMLPVRPATNHPGPRVEPQASPGAIDRVIDRVWYALVRAAALWAVWFLATYMFGPGLGFDNGQVLAANPNVNTDLNPEIARRFAAIGVTVNPDHTVWLSDVCAATVGGTRVGAEMTEVLRDERVGAPGDLAAACATPMVPAGKVSWSEVLECLWLGLLTTMRVIIWIGISTLVWTPIGVWIGLRPRVAQFVQPLAQFAAAFPANLLFPIAVVLISTYALPQNLFQAPLMILGAQWYILFNVIAGTSSIPNDLKEAARVLGLRGWAWWRKLIIPAIFPAFVTGGITASGGSWNASIVSEVVSWGTTTLTLPGLGAYIAYWSTGEFNPHVGLGMLVMGLLVLGFNRLFWRRLYTLAETRFRLD comes from the coding sequence ATGCGTGCTACATTTCCTGATACCGGAGTGCTGCGCCCCCGATTCAGACTGACATCCTGGGACATTGTGGTCATCCCGCTCGTGATCGTAGCGATCCTACTATTGACGATTGCATTTCAGGGCGCATCACAACCATTCGACGAGACGACACCTGATCTGACAGTTTCACTGAATCCGGCCAACCTGCCCTATTACGGGTTACGAACGGTGTTCCGCATGTTTCTTGCCGTGCTGTTGAGCCTGCTATTTACGTTTACCGTAGCAACGCTGGCAGCCAAGTCACGACGCGCCGAGATCGTTATCATTCCAGCGTTGGATTTTCTCCAGTCGCTGCCGATTCTCGGCTTTCTAACGGTCACTACATCTATTTTTCTAGGAGTATTTCGCGGTAACCTGCTCGGTCTGGAGGCGGCCAGTATCTTTGCGATCTTTACGTCACAGGTCTGGAATATGGCCTTTAGCTTCTATCACTCGTTGATCACTACGCCTAGAGAGCTACAAGAGGCTGCTGCCGTGTTACGGCTCTCGCCGTGGAAAAAGTTTTGGAAACTGGAAGTACCGTTTGCTATACCCAGTCTGGTATGGAATACAATGATGTCGGTGTCGGGTGGATGGTTCTTTGTAGTCGCTTCAGAGGTGATCTCGGTCGTTGGACGCGACAACGATCAGTATCTGCCCGGCGTCGGCTCATATATCGCACTGGCGATTGAGCAGGCTGATATTGCGGCGATGGTCTATGCTGGCCTGACATTGCTGATAATCATCCTGATCTACGACCAGTTGATTTTCCGTCCTATTGTCGCCTGGTCTGAGAAATTCAAGTTTGAGCAGTCTGAGGCACAGGAAATCGCACAATCGTGGATGTTGCGTTTGTTGCAGCGGTCGGGGATCGCCAGCAGCCTGGGTATGCTTGGCACAACGATCCGCCAGATGCTTCCGGTTCGTCCTGCAACTAATCATCCTGGCCCACGTGTCGAACCACAAGCATCGCCAGGAGCAATTGATCGTGTGATTGACCGGGTCTGGTATGCACTTGTACGGGCAGCAGCGCTCTGGGCAGTATGGTTCCTGGCAACGTACATGTTTGGTCCAGGGTTAGGTTTCGATAACGGTCAAGTTCTGGCGGCAAACCCAAATGTCAATACTGATCTCAATCCAGAGATTGCCCGCCGTTTTGCTGCGATCGGAGTCACGGTCAACCCCGATCACACGGTCTGGCTGTCGGATGTGTGCGCAGCGACCGTAGGCGGGACGAGAGTCGGTGCGGAGATGACCGAAGTGCTGCGCGATGAGCGCGTCGGCGCGCCGGGCGATCTGGCTGCCGCCTGCGCAACACCCATGGTTCCGGCAGGCAAAGTATCCTGGTCAGAGGTGCTGGAGTGCCTGTGGCTTGGCTTGCTCACGACCATGCGCGTGATCATCTGGATCGGCATCTCGACGCTGGTCTGGACTCCGATTGGAGTCTGGATTGGGTTGCGTCCGCGAGTCGCGCAGTTTGTGCAGCCGTTGGCACAGTTTGCCGCTGCCTTCCCGGCCAACCTGCTCTTTCCGATTGCGGTGGTCCTCATCTCTACCTATGCGCTGCCGCAGAACCTGTTTCAAGCGCCGCTGATGATTCTGGGTGCGCAGTGGTACATCCTGTTCAACGTGATCGCCGGTACGAGCAGCATTCCAAATGACCTGAAAGAGGCAGCCCGAGTGCTTGGTCTACGAGGATGGGCATGGTGGCGCAAACTGATCATTCCGGCAATCTTTCCAGCATTCGTCACCGGTGGAATTACAGCATCGGGAGGTTCCTGGAATGCGTCCATCGTCTCTGAAGTCGTGTCGTGGGGTACAACAACTCTTACCCTACCTGGTTTAGGCGCTTATATCGCCTACTGGAGCACCGGTGAATTCAACCCACACGTTGGGCTGGGCATGCTGGTCATGGGATTACTTGTGCTGGGATTCAACCGCCTGTTCTGGCGCCGGCTCTACACGCTAGCAGAAACTCGCTTCCGTCTGGATTAG
- the gatB gene encoding Asp-tRNA(Asn)/Glu-tRNA(Gln) amidotransferase subunit GatB, protein MTEYIATIGLEIHAHVRTLSKMFDGCSTDYAGAPPNTRVSVVSLGLPGALPVLNARAVELAALCGLALGCRINERSIFARKSYPYPDLPKGFQITQYDEPLCSDGAIEIRTAAGEVRRIGIERLHIEEDTGRLIHSPDGSSLIDYNRSGMPLMEIVTRPDIRTPEEARLTFEKIRQILVWIGANSGNLEEGALRCDANVSVRRADSDRFGAKVEIKNINSFRFVERALAYEIERQIRILEAGGVVEQETRGWREDLGRTEGQRSKEYAHDYRYFPEPDIPPLVLSPEWIAARKAELPELPDARRARLMATYGLSWQDADLLTQERAIADYYEAAVAAVHRPDGAKEVANWVLNEGFRLLKDQGQPTTALIERMPVQRLAALIDLVQRGTITRAVAKQLFEEVFNTGADPITLVEERGLTQISDDDALLAAVRAALADEKAAKAIAEYRKGKTTAIQFLVGMVMRATKGQANAQRVRELLEAELQ, encoded by the coding sequence ATGACAGAGTATATCGCCACAATTGGCCTTGAAATTCACGCGCATGTGCGCACGCTCTCAAAGATGTTTGATGGATGTAGTACCGATTATGCCGGTGCGCCGCCAAACACGCGGGTGTCGGTTGTGAGTCTTGGTTTACCAGGCGCGCTACCGGTGCTAAATGCTCGCGCAGTGGAATTAGCTGCACTCTGCGGATTGGCCCTAGGGTGTCGGATCAACGAACGCTCGATCTTTGCCCGCAAATCGTACCCCTATCCCGACCTACCAAAGGGCTTTCAGATCACCCAATATGATGAGCCGCTGTGTAGCGATGGCGCCATCGAAATTCGGACGGCTGCCGGTGAAGTGCGGCGGATAGGCATCGAGCGACTCCACATCGAGGAGGATACCGGACGCCTGATTCACAGTCCTGATGGTTCTTCGCTAATCGATTACAACCGCAGTGGGATGCCGTTGATGGAAATCGTTACCCGTCCCGATATTCGCACTCCTGAAGAGGCACGGCTAACGTTCGAGAAGATTCGGCAGATTCTGGTCTGGATCGGCGCCAACAGTGGGAATCTTGAAGAGGGCGCTTTACGCTGTGATGCGAATGTGAGTGTGCGCCGTGCCGATTCTGATCGTTTTGGCGCTAAGGTCGAGATCAAGAATATTAATTCGTTCCGTTTTGTTGAACGAGCGCTGGCCTATGAGATCGAACGCCAGATTCGCATTCTGGAAGCTGGCGGTGTAGTCGAACAAGAAACGCGCGGCTGGCGCGAGGACCTTGGTCGGACTGAGGGGCAACGCTCAAAAGAGTACGCTCACGATTACCGCTATTTCCCTGAGCCTGATATTCCACCTCTGGTGCTTTCTCCAGAGTGGATCGCAGCGCGGAAAGCTGAACTACCTGAGTTGCCTGATGCCCGGCGAGCGCGTCTGATGGCAACTTATGGGCTGTCCTGGCAGGATGCCGATCTCTTGACTCAGGAACGAGCGATTGCCGATTATTACGAAGCTGCGGTCGCAGCAGTTCATCGGCCTGATGGCGCAAAAGAAGTTGCAAATTGGGTTTTGAATGAGGGCTTTCGTTTGTTGAAAGATCAGGGACAACCAACGACGGCGCTCATTGAACGTATGCCGGTGCAGCGGTTGGCTGCGCTCATCGATCTGGTGCAGCGTGGAACAATTACTCGTGCGGTTGCCAAGCAATTGTTTGAAGAGGTGTTCAACACTGGCGCTGATCCGATAACCCTTGTGGAAGAGCGTGGGTTGACCCAGATCAGCGATGATGATGCGTTGCTGGCAGCAGTACGTGCAGCACTGGCCGATGAAAAAGCTGCTAAAGCGATTGCTGAGTACCGCAAAGGCAAAACCACGGCGATCCAGTTTTTAGTGGGCATGGTCATGCGTGCAACCAAAGGCCAGGCAAATGCCCAGCGAGTACGTGAGTTGTTAGAGGCAGAGCTGCAATGA